The DNA window AGTCCTTCAGGGGTGATTGCGGCATCGCCGTCATAGTCAGGAAGCGGTTCTTGAACATTGTCGGAAGGTTCGACGCCGAGGGCCGCGGCAAGGGCTGAAAGGCTTTCCTCCAGGTCCGAAAGGGGCGCGCTGAAGGCGATCGCCTTCGCGGAGGGTGGCAGCAGGCGGCTGGGGCGGTCCGGGTAGGCGAAGAAGGCGACGGGCTCGCGGGCTCCGACCAGGACGATGGTCTCGACGCTCTTTAGGGCCTCGGTAGCGAAGTCCACGTGGAAGGGGAGGCGGGACAGGGGCGGCGTGTCTCCGCCGCGCTCCATTCGTGCAACGGCGGCTTCCGCCAGCACCCGGCATCCGGTTGCCCGGCTGATGGCATCGGCTAGTTTGGCGGCCCGGGACGTAATGCAGGCATTGCCGATCAGGAGGGTCGTCTGAGGGCCCTTTTTCAGGGCGTCGACCGCGGCTGAGAGTTGCGATGCATCGTAGGTTTCGAGCGGTTCGGGACGAGCGGTTGCGGAGGTCTCGCCGGCGGGATCCCAGGCAACGTCATTGGGAACGACCAGCGTCGCCACGCGCGCCGAAGGCCCGGAAATCGCGGCAAGCATTTCGGATGTCAGCCGGGGGATTTCAGCGGCGGTCTGCGGCGTTCCCACCCAGTCGCTCACCGGTGCGGCCAGACCTTCGATGTCTGCCGTCAGCGGCGCGTTGAATTGCATGTGGTAGGTCGCATGCTCGCCGACGATGTTGATCACCGGCGTGGCGGCTTTCTTGGCGTTGTGAAGATTTGCCAGGCCGTTGGCCAGGCCCGGGCCGAGGTGAAGCAGCGTGGCGGCGGGTTTGCCGCGCATTCGCGCATAGCCGTCCGCCGCGCCGGTCGCGACGCCTTCGAACAGGCAGAGGTGGGATTTGATACGTCCCTCCCGGCCGAAAGCGGAAAGCAGATGCATCTCCGTGGTTCCCGGGTTGGCGAAACAGGTATCCACACCGGCGTCTGCAAGAGCGCCTGCCAGGTTATCTGCACCGTTTTTCATCATGTTTTCAGCTGCCCTTAGATTGTGCAATTGAGCGTAAGGCTCGAAATGAACTTGGACGCAAGCCTGTTCCAATGGGTTTCGTGTGTCAATAATAATGAGCAATATGATGGCGGGATATCTCTACGGCGTGCCCGATGAATGAAAACTGCCCATTGAGAGTTTGATGGCCAAATCTGAGGTGGTGTGGTTTCTTGGATTTCATAAATATCTGAAAAATATAAAAGAAAATAGAAAAATTTACCGGGGTCGCTTGTCTTGCAGGGGTTGCCGATCAGTTGCGCTCTGCCTGGTTGTTGTTTTCAATGGCGTGGATCTTGAAGTTGAGCCAAAGCGGTTATCAAAATATCGCTCAAAAAAATATCCAAAAGATTTTCAGTCCTAAGCCGTTGAAAACTAACGGCTTGCCATTCGGTCAGCCGGAAGGGGGGCTTCAAATTGCGCGATTCCAGTTTGACATAGATCAAACTTGGACGGCATGATATTTTTTATGGATACAAAGTATACAAATAGAATACAAAAAGAAGAGGGTGGCGTTCGACCTTTGTCGACCGTCATCAAGACCTTGGCGGTGCTTGATCTTCTTGCCGAAAAATCGAAGGGGATGCGCCTCGTCGATGTGGCCCGCGAACTGAACCTGCAGCGGGCGACCGCATACCAGCGGCTGCTGACCCTGGTGGAAGCCGGCTGGATCGAGATCGACGATCAGGGGCATTACCGCCTGTCCATGCACTCGGCCCGGATTGCGGCAGCGGCGCTGGAACAGGCCGATCTCGGAACCCGGGCTGAATCGGTCATGACCCACCTCGTGGAGGAGGTCCGGGAGACCGCGTCCCTTGCGGTTCTCGACCAGGGGCAACCCTGCATCATATCCCGTGTCGAATCCCAGAGCCTCCTGCGTGCCGAGCAGAAGATCGGCACCGTTCTCTCTCTCACGGGCTCGGCATCCGGCCGCGTGCTCGTGGCGTTCGGGGATGAGGAGATGTTGTCCCGTCTGCGTCAGAACGGCC is part of the uncultured Roseibium sp. genome and encodes:
- a CDS encoding IclR family transcriptional regulator, producing the protein MSTVIKTLAVLDLLAEKSKGMRLVDVARELNLQRATAYQRLLTLVEAGWIEIDDQGHYRLSMHSARIAAAALEQADLGTRAESVMTHLVEEVRETASLAVLDQGQPCIISRVESQSLLRAEQKIGTVLSLTGSASGRVLVAFGDEEMLSRLRQNGHDLPDEDILEEIRATGYAISSGYTHSGVKGIAAPVFDLQDRCRATLSLVAPETRFDLEQLKAPLIEAAHAITRILKGGK
- a CDS encoding acetolactate synthase large subunit; protein product: MMKNGADNLAGALADAGVDTCFANPGTTEMHLLSAFGREGRIKSHLCLFEGVATGAADGYARMRGKPAATLLHLGPGLANGLANLHNAKKAATPVINIVGEHATYHMQFNAPLTADIEGLAAPVSDWVGTPQTAAEIPRLTSEMLAAISGPSARVATLVVPNDVAWDPAGETSATARPEPLETYDASQLSAAVDALKKGPQTTLLIGNACITSRAAKLADAISRATGCRVLAEAAVARMERGGDTPPLSRLPFHVDFATEALKSVETIVLVGAREPVAFFAYPDRPSRLLPPSAKAIAFSAPLSDLEESLSALAAALGVEPSDNVQEPLPDYDGDAAITPEGLGALVARTLPEQTIVVDESITNGVHLFPACGRSVAHDWLNNRGGSIGYSLPVAVGAAVACPDRRVLSITGDGSAFYTLQSLWTMARSKLNVTVVILANRSYKILNNEMSKIGAGSPSESTIPLMSLADPEPDWVKLAEGHGVSAARVTDLKGLAAALEASYAQTGPRLIEAVL